In one Chlamydia sp. BM-2023 genomic region, the following are encoded:
- a CDS encoding YihY/virulence factor BrkB family protein, with product MFRKLSLFSKKKKNPNSRFRNNRILRSFFLAPKVLVRNEVSKEACVLSYYGLFSCVPILVFFIRLSQHLFSNLDWKEWLLIKFPDYKEPILAIVEAAYHATTSNIGLVLVGSFFVFCWAGILMLLSLEDGLNKIFRTGWTPISIQRLIAYLIITLISPMIFIIVSGSWIYITQIVPIQYPKIFALSHLMSALYVLSRLTPYLLIYLTLFCCYAFLPRVSVQKTAALIAALTAGTLWVISQKVFFCLQFYLFNYSFTYGALVALPSFLLLLYLYALIYLFGGSLAFLIQNQGCNFILPSEKYLPNCYVKLVVSTYILSVISRDFDQALPPPTAKTIARDSKIPIGEISQCLDILEHEGLILSYKKTYKPTHNISQTTIKEVVEKLLHLDSFNQIHPTAALSLIQNSFRGMFDQAKQSPYNLTLTDIARQLR from the coding sequence ATGTTTCGAAAACTCTCGTTATTTTCTAAAAAAAAAAAGAATCCTAATTCGAGATTTCGAAATAATCGAATTCTAAGATCTTTCTTTCTTGCTCCAAAGGTCTTAGTAAGAAATGAAGTTTCTAAAGAAGCTTGCGTTTTAAGCTATTATGGGTTGTTTAGCTGCGTTCCCATTCTTGTATTTTTCATTAGGCTATCTCAGCATCTCTTTTCAAATCTTGATTGGAAAGAATGGCTCCTCATTAAATTCCCTGACTATAAGGAACCTATTTTAGCAATTGTCGAAGCTGCTTACCACGCTACAACCAGTAATATCGGATTAGTGCTCGTAGGTAGTTTCTTTGTATTCTGTTGGGCAGGGATTCTTATGTTGTTATCCCTAGAAGATGGTTTGAATAAGATTTTTAGAACAGGATGGACCCCTATATCAATTCAGAGACTCATTGCTTACCTGATTATCACTTTAATTAGCCCTATGATCTTTATTATTGTCTCGGGTTCATGGATTTATATTACTCAGATTGTTCCAATACAATACCCTAAGATATTTGCTCTAAGCCATTTAATGTCAGCCCTATATGTTTTATCAAGGCTCACACCTTATTTGCTTATCTATCTTACTTTATTTTGCTGTTATGCGTTTTTACCTAGGGTTTCAGTACAAAAAACTGCCGCTTTAATTGCCGCTTTAACAGCGGGAACACTGTGGGTAATCTCTCAAAAGGTGTTCTTTTGCTTACAGTTTTACCTATTTAACTACAGTTTTACTTATGGGGCTTTAGTTGCTCTACCTTCATTTTTACTACTGCTGTACCTTTATGCGCTGATCTATTTATTCGGGGGATCCTTGGCATTTCTTATTCAAAATCAGGGATGCAATTTTATTCTTCCTAGTGAGAAGTACTTGCCAAATTGCTATGTAAAACTTGTAGTAAGCACCTATATTCTTTCTGTAATCTCGAGAGATTTTGATCAGGCTCTACCTCCCCCTACTGCAAAAACGATAGCTAGAGATTCTAAAATTCCTATTGGTGAGATCTCACAATGTTTGGATATTTTAGAACATGAAGGCTTAATTCTTTCTTATAAGAAAACATACAAACCGACGCACAATATTTCACAAACCACTATTAAAGAGGTGGTTGAAAAACTCCTTCATTTGGATAGCTTTAATCAAATCCACCCAACTGCTGCTTTAAGTCTAATACAAAATAGTTTCAGGGGTATGTTTGATCAGGCAAAGCAAAGCCCTTATAACTTAACTCTTACAGATATTGCTAGGCAGCTACGATGA
- a CDS encoding class I SAM-dependent methyltransferase has product MSHNSSNKKSRPSLKKESRKSTSWEPIAEGYHKIVQSEGHYYHKEVILPNLLPLLSLSDEDSLVDIGCGQGILERAIPKGCRYLGVDISPSLLSIAKKMRKSRSHEFLVQDLTKKIETPNAEAFSHAVAILSLQNMEFPDQAIKNTAKLLETQGRFLIVLNHPCFRIPRVSSWYYDENKKLMSRKIDRYLSSMTIPIVAHPGKKQSATSLSFHFPLSYWIQTLSKFGFVIDSMEEWISPKKSLGKRAKAENLCREEFPLFLLISCIKNR; this is encoded by the coding sequence ATGTCTCACAATTCATCTAATAAAAAGTCGCGGCCTTCTTTAAAAAAAGAGAGTAGAAAGTCTACTTCTTGGGAGCCAATAGCCGAAGGCTATCATAAGATTGTTCAATCTGAAGGGCACTACTATCATAAGGAAGTTATCCTTCCTAATTTGCTGCCCTTATTATCTTTAAGTGATGAAGATTCCCTAGTAGATATTGGTTGTGGTCAAGGAATTTTAGAAAGAGCTATCCCTAAGGGATGTAGGTATTTAGGTGTCGATATTTCTCCTAGTCTACTTTCTATAGCTAAAAAAATGCGAAAATCTCGTAGTCACGAATTTCTTGTTCAAGATCTCACAAAAAAGATAGAAACTCCTAATGCAGAAGCTTTTTCTCATGCCGTAGCTATTTTATCCCTGCAAAATATGGAATTCCCTGATCAAGCGATTAAGAATACCGCAAAGCTACTTGAAACTCAGGGCAGGTTTCTTATTGTTTTAAACCACCCATGTTTTCGGATCCCTCGAGTATCTTCATGGTATTATGATGAGAATAAAAAACTTATGTCTAGGAAGATCGATCGCTATCTCTCGTCTATGACAATTCCTATAGTTGCCCATCCTGGAAAAAAACAGTCGGCAACCTCTCTTTCTTTCCATTTTCCTTTAAGTTATTGGATTCAAACCTTATCAAAATTCGGGTTTGTTATTGACAGTATGGAAGAATGGATATCTCCAAAAAAATCCCTAGGAAAGCGTGCTAAAGCAGAAAACCTTTGTCGCGAAGAGTTTCCATTGTTCTTATTAATCTCATGTATTAAAAACAGATGA
- the rpe gene encoding ribulose-phosphate 3-epimerase → MSKKQSQKIFIAPSIMGGDLACIGAEAKRIEQSGSDFIHIDIMDGHFVPNLTFGPGVIAAINRSTDIFLEVHAMIYTPFEFIEAFVKSGADRIIVHFEASEDLKELLTYIKKCGIQAGLAFSPETSIEFIPPFLPFCDVVLLMSVHPGFCGQGFLPDVPDKIRFTKQAIKTMGLEDSCLIEVDGGINEETGKICREAGADILVAASYMFQQDALTMEEKVLLLRGENHGIK, encoded by the coding sequence GTGAGTAAAAAACAGAGTCAAAAGATATTCATTGCTCCTTCTATTATGGGAGGGGATCTTGCTTGCATAGGTGCGGAGGCAAAAAGAATAGAACAATCGGGTTCTGATTTCATTCATATTGATATTATGGATGGGCACTTTGTCCCCAATCTAACTTTTGGTCCTGGAGTTATTGCAGCAATCAATAGATCTACTGATATCTTCTTAGAAGTGCACGCTATGATCTATACGCCTTTTGAGTTTATAGAGGCATTCGTCAAATCAGGTGCAGATCGAATTATCGTCCATTTTGAAGCTTCAGAAGATTTAAAAGAATTATTAACTTATATCAAAAAATGTGGAATACAAGCAGGCCTTGCATTTTCTCCAGAAACCTCTATAGAGTTCATCCCGCCATTTTTACCTTTTTGCGACGTTGTACTTCTTATGTCTGTCCATCCGGGATTTTGTGGGCAAGGTTTCCTTCCTGATGTTCCAGATAAGATACGCTTTACGAAACAAGCTATTAAAACAATGGGTTTGGAAGATTCTTGTTTGATTGAAGTGGATGGTGGAATCAATGAGGAAACCGGAAAAATTTGTCGTGAAGCAGGCGCTGATATTTTAGTAGCGGCATCCTATATGTTTCAGCAGGATGCGCTGACTATGGAAGAAAAAGTTTTGCTACTTCGAGGAGAAAATCATGGTATTAAGTAG
- a CDS encoding elongation factor P, with product MVLSSQLSVGMFISTKDGLYKVVAVSKVTGSKGDSFIKASLKAADSEVIVERNFKIGQEIKEAQFEARNLEYLYIEDENYLFLDLGNYEKIYISKEIMKENFLFLKAGVTVSAMVYDDIVFSIELPHFLELMVSKTDFPGDSLLLSGGTKQALLETGIEITVPPFVEIGDVIKIDTRTCEYIQRV from the coding sequence ATGGTATTAAGTAGCCAACTCTCAGTGGGAATGTTTATTTCCACAAAAGATGGTCTTTATAAAGTCGTAGCCGTTTCTAAAGTAACGGGGAGTAAAGGGGATTCCTTTATCAAGGCTTCATTAAAAGCTGCAGATTCCGAAGTCATAGTTGAAAGAAATTTTAAAATTGGCCAGGAAATAAAAGAGGCACAATTTGAAGCGAGAAACCTTGAGTACTTATATATTGAAGATGAGAATTATCTTTTTTTAGATTTAGGAAATTACGAAAAAATATACATTTCCAAAGAAATCATGAAAGAAAATTTTTTATTCCTCAAGGCTGGGGTAACTGTTTCTGCTATGGTTTATGACGACATTGTGTTTTCTATAGAGTTACCACACTTTTTAGAGTTAATGGTATCTAAGACTGATTTCCCAGGGGATTCGCTTTTACTTTCTGGAGGGACAAAGCAAGCTCTCTTGGAAACAGGTATCGAAATTACAGTGCCTCCCTTTGTAGAAATTGGTGATGTTATAAAAATTGATACGCGTACATGTGAATATATTCAGCGCGTCTAA
- the accB gene encoding acetyl-CoA carboxylase biotin carboxyl carrier protein — protein sequence MDLKQIEKLMIAMGRNSMKRFVIKREGLELELERDTGDRPNQEPVFYDSRLFGGFSQERPIPTDPKNAVAKDLSSEKTESEVQQVSGEFISSPLVGTFYSSPSPESPSFVKPGDVVSEDTIVCIVEAMKVMNEVKAGMSGRVVEVLITNGDPVQFGSRLFRIVKAE from the coding sequence ATGGATTTAAAGCAAATAGAAAAGCTCATGATTGCTATGGGACGTAATAGCATGAAGCGTTTTGTAATAAAGCGAGAGGGGCTGGAGCTTGAATTAGAAAGAGACACAGGAGACCGACCGAACCAAGAGCCTGTATTTTATGACAGTAGGTTATTTGGGGGTTTTTCCCAAGAGCGTCCTATCCCCACGGATCCTAAAAATGCCGTGGCGAAGGATTTGTCTTCGGAAAAAACCGAATCAGAAGTTCAACAGGTATCAGGAGAATTTATTAGTTCTCCTTTAGTAGGGACTTTTTATAGTTCCCCATCTCCTGAATCCCCATCATTTGTTAAACCAGGAGATGTAGTTTCTGAGGATACTATTGTTTGTATTGTAGAAGCTATGAAGGTTATGAATGAAGTTAAGGCGGGGATGTCTGGACGTGTTGTAGAAGTGTTAATCACTAATGGGGATCCAGTACAATTTGGATCTAGGTTATTTCGTATAGTTAAAGCTGAATAA
- the accC gene encoding acetyl-CoA carboxylase biotin carboxylase subunit, with the protein MKKVLIANRGEIAVRIIRACHDLGLATVAVYSLADQEALHVLLADEAVCIGEPQAAKSYLKISNILAACEITGADAVHPGYGFLSENPNFASICESCGLTFIGPSSESIVMMGDKIAAKQLAKKIKCPVIPGSEGIIQDEAEGLKIAEKIGFPIVVKAVAGGGGRGIRIVKEKDEFFRAFSAARAEAEAGFNNPDVYIEKFIENPRHLEVQILGDKHGNYVHLGERDCTIQRRRQKLIEETPSPILTPELRAKVGKVAVDLARAANYHSAGTVEFLLDKDKKFYFMEMNTRIQVEHTITEEVTGIDLLKEQIYVAMGNKLAWKQKNIVFSGHVIQCRINAEDPSNNFSPSPGRLDYYLPPAGPSIRVDGACYSGYAIPPYYDSMIAKVISKGKNREEAIAIMKRALKEFHIGGVNSTIPFHQFMLDNPKFINSDYDINYVDLLLSQGNSLF; encoded by the coding sequence ATGAAAAAAGTCTTAATAGCGAATCGCGGAGAAATTGCAGTACGGATTATACGTGCTTGTCATGATTTGGGATTAGCCACTGTTGCAGTGTATTCTTTAGCGGACCAGGAAGCTTTGCATGTGCTACTAGCAGATGAAGCTGTCTGTATAGGGGAACCTCAAGCCGCGAAATCTTATTTAAAAATATCTAATATTTTAGCTGCTTGCGAAATTACCGGAGCGGATGCTGTTCATCCTGGTTACGGTTTTTTAAGTGAAAATCCGAATTTTGCTTCCATATGTGAAAGTTGCGGTTTAACATTTATAGGCCCCAGCTCAGAATCTATTGTGATGATGGGCGATAAAATTGCCGCAAAGCAACTTGCAAAAAAAATAAAATGTCCTGTGATTCCTGGATCAGAGGGTATTATCCAAGACGAGGCTGAAGGGCTAAAAATAGCTGAGAAAATCGGCTTTCCTATAGTTGTCAAGGCTGTTGCTGGTGGTGGCGGTCGTGGTATTCGTATCGTTAAGGAAAAAGACGAGTTTTTCCGTGCTTTTTCCGCAGCGCGAGCTGAAGCCGAAGCAGGATTTAATAATCCTGATGTTTATATTGAAAAATTCATAGAAAACCCTCGTCATTTAGAGGTGCAGATTCTCGGTGATAAGCATGGAAATTATGTGCATCTTGGAGAAAGAGACTGTACTATTCAAAGGCGTCGCCAAAAGCTCATTGAAGAGACCCCCAGTCCTATACTGACTCCAGAATTACGCGCGAAAGTAGGGAAGGTTGCTGTAGATTTAGCAAGAGCTGCGAATTATCATTCTGCTGGTACGGTAGAGTTTCTTTTAGATAAGGATAAGAAATTCTATTTTATGGAAATGAATACCCGTATTCAGGTTGAGCATACGATCACTGAAGAGGTTACAGGCATAGATCTTCTCAAAGAGCAGATTTATGTAGCCATGGGCAATAAGCTCGCCTGGAAGCAGAAAAACATTGTTTTCTCTGGTCATGTAATACAGTGTCGTATTAACGCGGAAGACCCTAGTAATAATTTTTCCCCTTCTCCAGGACGCCTAGACTATTATCTTCCTCCTGCGGGCCCTTCAATACGTGTTGATGGTGCTTGCTATAGTGGTTACGCTATTCCTCCCTATTATGACTCTATGATTGCCAAGGTGATATCTAAGGGGAAAAATCGAGAAGAGGCTATAGCTATTATGAAGCGTGCTTTAAAAGAGTTTCATATTGGTGGAGTAAATTCTACGATTCCTTTTCATCAGTTCATGTTAGATAATCCGAAATTTATCAACTCGGATTACGACATAAATTACGTAGATCTTCTTCTATCTCAAGGAAACTCCTTATTTTAA
- a CDS encoding DUF648 domain-containing protein: MRISENFYLSPFNREPGFVESAITKLDSYFYLGGKRIEIVARNERTGELICINGKERTVSLAEKILKILSYLIFPISLTALLLRYLLKKSLHQNTKLLFLDNSEPLSALSFYGAYAGVLRNKLDRVVPIADMSRFLANEGINLVHCYRDDENEALFITISTDRYPNLAFTFAIPIGTESLSPKTLQNKVMEHVWNCFKSLNVAHRNSWDRLVMSRPLCINFAEGFIIHENHSSLIHDKDLLRKDASNSPEQHNELQLGFNQAVKFAIARNYPTSALASPKNRVVVTDPAKNTLLPRIVAPGRSIKTYSSKDERNSAEANRIFTFLQSVHPEYLGGMIKQVPASILSQMTNKHKLISLRMRDVFDLSAPILDPNLQINDAEKRHLVGYFLKLLNNRILGVGENERLRVVFYKIGQSYEGGGDNVGIFERNRFGSLFFKPEGSQETTLGYSILQQLIAMGIFKEYVEHRDYIELLVN; encoded by the coding sequence ATGAGAATTTCAGAAAACTTTTACTTAAGTCCTTTTAACAGAGAGCCTGGCTTCGTTGAGTCTGCGATAACAAAATTGGACTCCTACTTTTATCTTGGCGGAAAGCGTATAGAAATTGTGGCCAGAAACGAACGCACTGGTGAATTGATTTGTATTAACGGTAAAGAAAGAACCGTTAGTCTAGCCGAAAAAATTCTTAAGATTCTTTCCTACTTAATATTCCCAATTTCTTTAACAGCTCTTCTACTACGCTACCTATTGAAGAAGTCGTTACACCAAAACACGAAACTTCTTTTCCTAGATAATTCTGAGCCCCTATCTGCATTATCCTTTTATGGAGCCTATGCCGGGGTTTTACGAAATAAGCTGGATAGGGTTGTTCCTATTGCTGATATGAGCAGGTTTCTTGCTAATGAAGGTATTAATCTCGTTCACTGCTATAGAGATGATGAAAATGAAGCTCTTTTTATAACTATCTCTACTGATAGATATCCTAATCTTGCATTTACATTTGCAATACCTATAGGCACAGAAAGCCTTTCCCCTAAAACACTACAAAATAAGGTAATGGAGCATGTATGGAACTGCTTCAAATCCCTCAATGTTGCTCATAGAAATTCCTGGGATAGGTTAGTCATGAGTAGGCCTCTATGCATTAATTTTGCGGAAGGCTTTATTATCCATGAGAACCATTCTTCATTGATACATGATAAAGATCTCCTTAGAAAAGATGCTTCTAACAGCCCAGAACAACATAACGAACTACAGCTAGGTTTCAACCAGGCTGTTAAGTTTGCAATAGCAAGAAACTATCCTACGAGTGCATTAGCCAGTCCTAAAAACAGAGTTGTGGTTACGGATCCTGCAAAGAATACGCTACTCCCCCGCATTGTTGCTCCTGGACGTTCTATTAAAACATATAGCAGTAAAGATGAAAGGAACTCTGCTGAAGCAAACCGCATTTTCACTTTCTTGCAGTCTGTCCATCCTGAATATCTTGGTGGAATGATCAAACAAGTTCCTGCTTCTATACTCTCTCAAATGACTAATAAGCATAAGCTAATCTCACTGAGAATGAGAGATGTTTTTGATTTATCGGCTCCTATTTTAGACCCGAATCTTCAAATTAATGATGCCGAGAAGAGGCATTTAGTAGGTTATTTTCTAAAACTTCTGAACAATCGCATACTAGGAGTTGGTGAAAATGAAAGACTCCGTGTGGTCTTCTATAAAATAGGACAAAGCTATGAAGGGGGAGGCGATAATGTTGGGATATTCGAGCGGAATAGATTCGGTTCTCTCTTCTTCAAGCCCGAAGGATCTCAAGAAACTACTTTAGGATACAGTATTTTGCAGCAATTGATAGCGATGGGCATTTTCAAAGAATACGTAGAGCATAGAGATTACATCGAACTCTTAGTAAACTAG
- a CDS encoding DUF648 domain-containing protein has translation MLNPVTFSSGYVPSIAERMSSRLDSYFYLGGEQIKVLDKSTKLGLRFAIHTHGRNVSVIEKVLKILSWIFIPLVIFAWLLHKALHTYLHFKYPCLYLDTPISKYLEKEIVYTLQAIHKIKSSQTILTSDREIKGCIQAEGIFLDESDQESEEINEVIQNSLMGRFSTDFKPSYKFHFINPRTSYDRICNDLHNLIHNGRNLINGSYLSRNASIASIEKQLDTTLGIKAKISRLPKKENFNQGLKATFSFLEYPEYTCILTDDSVRLNKKNPTLEDEYRQTAMAKFIKRTCEARQGEETEKNSYLSWPKYVGCCLAADVVILDEEESDRKILSTDVQGSTSTNLSLFSSQAFVQCYKAMKKHLIVPYSQGKEAAFTLQERYKLIMSESGSYLPLDSTENRRSAMTAFLRQVPRAFLRDVLSAMDASDVALALPSIDYVKLAHAIDLIPIVLPGKHILSNFPQASRCSSDKELKLALIINFIQEILDNETNEEVFIPYKNVDEQQNLSTNTLWGDLAYSPVSSLTGGVLCQLEKMHVISSYTTVQRGVFIRVNR, from the coding sequence ATGTTGAACCCTGTAACATTTTCATCAGGATATGTTCCAAGTATAGCTGAGAGGATGTCCTCACGCCTAGACTCCTATTTTTATTTAGGCGGCGAACAGATAAAAGTTTTAGATAAGTCAACGAAATTGGGCTTACGATTCGCCATCCATACTCATGGGCGAAATGTCTCTGTAATTGAGAAGGTATTGAAAATCCTATCTTGGATTTTCATACCTTTGGTTATTTTTGCTTGGTTATTACACAAGGCGCTCCACACATATTTACACTTTAAATATCCATGCTTATATCTTGATACTCCGATATCGAAATATCTTGAGAAAGAGATTGTATATACACTACAAGCCATACATAAAATTAAAAGCTCACAGACCATTCTAACTTCCGATAGGGAAATTAAAGGGTGTATACAAGCAGAAGGCATCTTTCTAGACGAATCTGATCAAGAGTCAGAAGAAATTAATGAGGTAATTCAGAATTCCCTTATGGGAAGGTTTTCTACGGATTTTAAACCGTCTTATAAATTTCATTTTATAAATCCTAGGACCTCTTACGATCGTATTTGCAATGATCTTCATAACTTGATCCACAATGGCAGGAATCTTATTAATGGGAGCTATCTATCTCGGAATGCTAGCATAGCATCTATAGAAAAACAGTTAGACACTACCTTAGGGATCAAAGCTAAGATCTCTCGCCTTCCTAAAAAAGAAAATTTTAACCAAGGTCTAAAAGCTACATTTTCTTTCTTGGAGTATCCTGAATATACTTGTATTTTGACCGACGATTCGGTTCGTCTTAACAAGAAAAATCCTACGCTTGAAGATGAGTATAGGCAAACTGCCATGGCAAAATTTATAAAAAGGACATGTGAAGCAAGACAAGGGGAGGAAACTGAGAAAAACTCCTACTTATCCTGGCCTAAATATGTTGGTTGTTGCCTGGCCGCTGATGTTGTGATTCTTGATGAAGAGGAGAGCGATAGAAAAATTCTGTCGACTGACGTTCAGGGTTCTACCTCAACCAATCTCAGCTTATTCTCTTCTCAAGCCTTTGTTCAATGTTATAAGGCTATGAAAAAACATCTTATAGTTCCCTACAGCCAAGGGAAAGAAGCCGCTTTTACTCTCCAGGAGCGATATAAGTTGATTATGAGTGAATCGGGAAGTTACCTTCCTCTAGATTCTACAGAGAATAGAAGAAGCGCTATGACGGCCTTTCTAAGACAGGTTCCCCGAGCTTTCCTAAGGGATGTATTATCAGCAATGGACGCTAGCGATGTTGCGTTAGCTCTTCCATCGATAGATTATGTAAAGCTTGCTCATGCGATTGATTTAATCCCTATTGTCCTTCCAGGAAAACATATTCTCTCGAACTTTCCCCAAGCAAGTCGCTGCTCTTCTGATAAAGAATTAAAGTTAGCTCTCATCATTAATTTTATCCAGGAGATCCTAGACAACGAAACTAACGAAGAAGTGTTTATCCCATATAAAAATGTAGATGAGCAACAAAATCTTTCTACCAACACCCTTTGGGGAGACCTAGCCTATTCACCGGTATCTAGTTTAACCGGCGGAGTGTTATGTCAGTTGGAAAAAATGCATGTTATCTCAAGCTACACTACGGTGCAGCGTGGTGTCTTCATACGCGTGAATCGTTAA